The Peromyscus eremicus chromosome 2, PerEre_H2_v1, whole genome shotgun sequence genome includes the window AGGAGGGTGAGGGAGCAGAGTGAGGAGGTTGTCGTGGCAAGAGGGGGCATAGTTCTCTCAAGCTGAGTAGCAgacagtgccctctgctggcatctTGAAGGTACAGCGTCGGCGGGACCACGGCTCTGACTCCCTCCCCCGCATTCAGAGCATCTTGACACCCTGGGGTTCCTGAGGACTCTATAATGCACAGGGGGCCTAGTTTCCCCAGAGGCTTCTGAAACCCCGTGGTTGGGGTAGAAGGCAGGCGTGAGTTGCAAACACTGGGAAGAGGCGGTGCTGGCTGGGCTTCAAGGACAGGACGTGAGCCCCTGTGTTGCCAGGGCTGAGGGAGATGAAGGTGGCCATCATGGGGACCAGGAGGCAGCAGGCTCCAGAGGTGGATTAGCTCCACGGCgaggctgtgtgccaccatgatcCAAAAAATAGTGTGAGTCCTGACTCGTGGTTTTTGAGATTTCCAAAATCTTGGAACTAACTGCCTTGACAGGGCAACTAGGGACCTGCGGTGAAGGAGTCTGCCCTGCAGAGTAGACAAGAGCCGGGCTCTGCCCTGTCCCGACATTCACCCCTTGTGTGACCAGCttccagtgtgtgtgttgggggggtgggcATCGGTACTAAGGCCTCAGCTAGGATGAGTAAGAGGGGTGTTTGCATGACGGAGCCCGAGGTGGTAGCAACATGAACTGCGGTTCTCTTGTATTAGACCATTGTGCTGGAGGCCTCTGGGCAAACGGGTGGGGGTCAGGTTTCAGGGCTGAAGAGTTGGGGGTCCCTGCTTCTGTGGCCCTTCTTTCCTGCCAGGTAAGCGACTTGCGAAATCAGGTCTTCCCAGACGATGGGCTGGGCTCGTTCCCAGGTGAGGGTCGTGTGGTGGGCCGGCAGAAAATGCGCAAGAACTCAGACAGGTTGGAGGATACTTCAGGTAAGCCTGGCCCCAAGGCTGGCTGGGGAGCTGtgcagagcaagctccaggtggCCTCTACCAGCACTTCCTGTCCCTCCTGGGCCAACGTTCCCAATGCCCTCCTTTCAGGCTCCAGGATGACTGCTGAGAAATTTCTGAACAGGCTTCCCAAGTGTGTAATCCGACAAGGCGAGGTGATTGACATCCGGGGCCCCATCAGGGACACCTTGCAGGTGAGGCCTGCCCTAATTACCCAGCTTTCTCCAGGGAATTTTATCACCAACCCTGGCTCAGCCTACAGTGTCTTGCCAGGAGGCTCAGGCCTATAGGCCCCAAGTAATGGCCAGGATGGCAAGGACACCCTCAGAACTGTATCATGTTTCTGGAGCTGGTGAGGACTCTGTGCTTTACCCCACAGGGCAGCTGGGTTGCCTACAGCTGAGGGGTTGGGGGTATGAGCCCTAGTCCAGGGCATGGCCTTGAGCTTGGTGTGGAGGCTTCTTAATTGTCCCACAGGCCTTTCAGATGCTTCGAGTTCATTATCTTCTGTCTTCACTCATTCTTCCTTCCCAAGTGTCCACCCGAGAAAGGGGTGCCAAGTCTCAGTGTCTCGGACTCGTCTTCTTGTCTTGTCCAGTGTGGCCCTCCCCTCAGCTCCTCCCTGCAGCCCACCACTCTAGTCTAGGCTGCAGAGTATCTCACACTCTTTCCGTGCTGGCCTTCCCACCTGCTAGCCATGTGCCCCCAGCATTCCTCTCTGTTGGAACTGTCTGGGGATTCTTGGAGAAAGCCAAGGTCCTTATCCAGCCCTGAATGTCCATTTTGTATCAGTGCCTCCCCATCTctaccctttccttccttccgtctgacTTGGTTCCTTGTTTCAAGAGCTGTAAACTGCTGGCAGGTTCCCACCATATCCCCTCCTTGCAGATTCCTGTTGGTCAGGATCTTTGTGTAGGGAGTGTCCCTGCCCTGTTTCCATTTAAATGACTGCTACTCATCCTTCAGACTCAGCTCAGGTGTCTTCCCTGAGCCCAGGCTAGCTTAGGTCCCCAAGCCTGGCCATCACCTGGTGGGCTTGTCTCCCACATTGGACTGGGAGAATGATGGCGTCGTGTCCCAGAGCCCCTTCCCTTTACACAGAACACCCCAGCTCTTTGGCTCACGGGTCTCATCCACCCCTGCTCAGGAATGCGCCAGTCCTCTCTAAGGGTGGAGGAAATGATGTAGGTGGGACCTAGAGCTCTGTCTACTTCCCCTGGCTGCCTTCCAGAACTGCTGCCCAATGCCTGCCCGGATCCAGGAGATCATAGTGGAGACACCTGCCTTGGCTTCTGAGCGGCAGAGGTGAGGGCTGGGCAGAGAGGTGAGAGCAGGGCAGAGAGGAAAGGACCTGGGAGCTGGGGCGCACTGAGGGCCTCTGGACCTGCAGGAGCCACGAGTCCCCCGACATGCCGGTGCCTCCGCTCTCCATGCTGCGCATCAAGTCTGAGAATGGGGAGCAGGCCTTCCTGTTGATGATGCGGCCCGAGGACACTGTTGGCGATGTGCGCACCCTCTTAGCACAGGCCAGGTGGGTACAGGGCAGGGCTGGGGGCTGCAGGGAGTCCCTGGCCCCATGGCCTCGCTTGATGCACTCTGATGGACACCCAGGGACATGGATGCGGCCACCTTTGAGATCTTCAGCACCTTTCCACCCACGGTCTACCAGGATGATGCCCTCACACTGCAGGCCGCAGGCCTGGTTCCCAATGCAACACTGCTTTTACGGCCCTCAAGAGCCCTGCTGTTGAACCCCAGCTTTGGTactggctctggctctggctccgGCTCCAGCTCCGGCTCCGGCTCCCACCGTGGCTCAGGCTCACTTCCCTGAATAAAGTGCCGCCCCTGAGCTCCTGTGCCATAAGCTCCACAAGGCTCTCTAGACAGGACAGGCTTGAGGGAAGGCTGGACTAGGGAGGGGGCGGTACAGACACTCAGGCCTGTAACTGGAGCCTCAGCGGGCGTAGCCACGGGCTCTTTGTCCCCTAGGTTCCTCTTTCTCCCAAGTTGTGCTAAGTAGATCCTGTGGAGGTAGTGGCCAGCCCTAGCTGGGTTGACTGATATTCTCTGTCTCACCTGGGGCAGGGGAGCCTCAGTGGGGGTCAGGCCTCTGAAGACAGCCGGATGCATGTAAATCCACATGTTCATGCAGACACTTTTTCCATTCTGTGCACAAACCCACTGCCACAGCCACCCCCATGCTCTCAATCTGATACAACTGCAGCTGTACACCTCCCATGGCACCCACACCGAGTCAGTCTCCAACACAGGAGGCAGATCAacaccagaacctgcatgggaaaTTGAGGGTGACTCAGCTACCATgtcgagaaactgcatgtcaacCATGGTCATGTGCTGCGAGACACAGCCAAACACGtgctccacatgcacacacagacgcAAACAACACAGCTGTAACAACCAGGACCACCACTGCTGCCAAGCAGGGACCCAGGACACCATAACCAGACCGACTGCACCAGTGGAATGGGCATTTAATTGTCTCTAGGATGCTCCCAGGAGAGGGACTTGCGGGGCCTTTGGCAGAGCTCTGGCTGATGGAACTAACAAATACCCATCAGGCAGTGCCAGGCAGGGAGGTAGCCCCATGGCCTGGCTAGGGGCAGCCAGCATTGGGGGCATTGCTTAAGACAATCTCTTGAGACCGATTGGTGAGTAAGGAATGTTgccttggaaggaaggaaggaggaggatacAGAAAGGGCTTGGGTTTGCAGGGAGGGACTCCAAGGTTGGTCACAAGGTCCTTCAAGGCCTGGTGAGGAGTTGGGTAGGGATGGTGGTCATCCCTACTCAGGCCAGCTTCAGGAACTCTTGCAGTGTGTTCTGTTCCACGGCCTCCACGAAGAGTTCATAGTCCTGAGGGAGAGGTAGTCACCTGAGTGCAGATGCAGGGGACCCTACTGCTTTGCCCAGGTCTGACCCTGGCTGCAGTCTTCCAACACCTCCCAGACCCCAAACCCCATACCCCGCAGTACTGGTCCCCGTTGACAATCTGGGGTGGGGTGGCCTTGGGGTTGCCTGCCAAGGCTCGCATCTCATCTCGAAGGGCGTTGTCCTGGGAGATGTCCACTAGCTGGTATTGGATTCGCTTCCCATCTAGGATGCGGGTCACCTCACTCTGCTGGGACTTGATCTAGGTAGGGGCAGAGGATTGACAGggttggcaggcaggcaggcaggctggaggGTTTATGGAAGGAACTCTGGTCCGGTGTTAGCAGGAGCTTTTGTCCTGCCCACCCTACGGGGAGATTCTGACCACTAAGGGATGGGAAGGGTCCAAGGATGATAGGGATCACCTACAGGAGTCTCAGAAAGAGAAGACGGTGAAGTTCTGGGTAAGTCAGGGAAGCTGGACTCGGCCAGGATGAGGCCCTACATGAAAAACACCCTCCTCCACAGCCTCACAGTGGAGAGGGAGCGGGGATTAAGGAGGTGTGTATGGGGGGTGTGCAAGCGAATGGGTGGCCCCACAGTGGGGGATGGGTGTGGGCAGCTCATGCTGGGGATGCCGAGGGATCCCTGGTGGAGGGGCTCAGGCTGGGCCGCGTGACCCGGACTAGACCTGGGAGGCCATACCCCGCACCTCAATGCCTCCATCGTGGGGGCGGCTCCCGGGCGCGGGTCGGAGCACAGGGAGACGGCCCGCCTTCCCCGGGCGCCGGCCCAGGCACACACTTACTTCACGAGAGCCGGTGACCGACGTGCTGTAGACGCGCAGACCACTCATGCTGCAGGAAAGGGACACGCAAAGCAACCGAGGGCTGGTGGGAGCGGCAGCTGCACGGCTAGAAACGACGCTGCCGCCGCGCTTGGGAGCGGTTTCCTTCCTGCTCCGCCCGCGAGTCAGTGCGTTCGGGGCCAATGAGCGGC containing:
- the Sh3bgrl3 gene encoding SH3 domain-binding glutamic acid-rich-like protein 3 isoform X1, which codes for MSGLRVYSTSVTGSREIKSQQSEVTRILDGKRIQYQLVDISQDNALRDEMRALAGNPKATPPQIVNGDQYCGDYELFVEAVEQNTLQEFLKLA